In a genomic window of Deltaproteobacteria bacterium:
- a CDS encoding ABC transporter ATP-binding protein, whose product MIRLRNIRKVYRMGSTEVEALKGVSFEIGAGEFVAVTGPSGSGKSTLMNLLGCLDRPSSGTYELNGVRVDGMSRDELARVRNRNIGFVFQSFNLLSRHSALENVELPLFYAGIRRTAEPARKALEEVGLGHRIHHHPNQLSGGERQRVAIARAIVLSPPLILADEPTGNLDTKTGDEIMELFELLNAMGTTIIIVTHEDEVARRTRRVVKIRDGAVVSDSPVP is encoded by the coding sequence ATGATAAGACTCCGCAACATCAGGAAGGTCTACCGCATGGGCTCCACCGAGGTGGAGGCCCTCAAGGGCGTGAGTTTCGAGATCGGCGCGGGCGAATTCGTGGCCGTCACCGGACCGTCGGGAAGCGGCAAGAGCACGCTCATGAACCTCCTCGGCTGTCTCGACCGTCCCAGTTCCGGCACCTACGAGCTCAACGGAGTGCGCGTGGACGGCATGAGCCGCGACGAGCTCGCGCGTGTGCGCAACAGGAACATAGGCTTCGTCTTCCAGAGCTTCAACCTGCTGAGCCGCCACAGCGCACTCGAGAACGTGGAGCTGCCGCTCTTCTACGCCGGCATACGGCGCACCGCCGAGCCCGCGCGCAAGGCCCTGGAGGAAGTGGGACTGGGACACCGCATCCACCATCATCCAAACCAGCTCTCGGGAGGCGAGCGCCAGCGCGTGGCCATAGCCAGGGCCATTGTCCTCTCGCCTCCGCTCATACTGGCCGACGAGCCGACGGGCAACCTCGACACGAAGACGGGGGACGAGATAATGGAGCTCTTCGAGCTGCTCAACGCCATGGGCACGACGATCATCATCGTCACCCACGAGGACGAGGTGGCCCGCCGCACGCGCCGCGTCGTGAAGATCCGCGACGGCGCGGTCGTCTCGGACAGCCCGGTGCCGTGA